Sequence from the Maribellus comscasis genome:
TTATCGAATTATGAATAACTTTTGCTTTTTTCACTTCATTTGTTTTATCCGTAGCTTTATTTAGAAAAGGAAATTCGACTTCGGGTACCGGTTTATTTAAAAGATTACAAAGTTCTTTCCAGTTTTGGCCTTTCTCCCAACAAACAACAATTAGATTTTCAGGCGCATTTTGTGCAAAAAAATCGACTACAGCCTGGTTATGTCTTTCGTAAAATGAAATATGCTCACGTTTACGATAATGGGGCATATAATAACCATAAATACGTTTTCTTATTTTTTTGGGCCCCGTGCGTTCAGCATGCTTGCATAAACTGTTGTACCAGATTTCCGGACTTTCTCTTACTGTCAGTACAAATTTTGCGTCCGGATATTTTTTATACATTTTTTTGTAAACCAATGGCCAGGGCCAGTC
This genomic interval carries:
- a CDS encoding sulfotransferase family protein; protein product: MKVFGIGLNKTGTTTLGQSLEILGFENHVSCNGRLVKALTKNDYSSIYETAEINNNFEDWPWPLVYKKMYKKYPDAKFVLTVRESPEIWYNSLCKHAERTGPKKIRKRIYGYYMPHYRKREHISFYERHNQAVVDFFAQNAPENLIVVCWEKGQNWKELCNLLNKPVPEVEFPFLNKATDKTNEVKKAKVIHNSIKRLVFSDRGAIEKLSLRFLSR